The following coding sequences lie in one Paroedura picta isolate Pp20150507F chromosome 10, Ppicta_v3.0, whole genome shotgun sequence genomic window:
- the LOC143819411 gene encoding uncharacterized protein LOC143819411, translated as MSSWLRRPLSRLEGSLAVSACASGRGKSIKDSPDCPLCRRQAKRHFGSWPLEALKTVERSGHPRIWRMHKMSLSKFLAFREGSGWPSAWPLPREQIRDFLTALDSQRLPSPNIIAYLTGLSYISRMLHFPDPLQDFLIPRLVIGLHRRGDIQTKGWTPLSLDMLHGLLEAINSVCATLYDRVLFQAMFLLAWFAALRPEEMVTENQTSLDPALLRLNDFAFLEDSFRIQLRILGIGPERFVFRLGRGKQSLPCVVVAVSKYLEARPCIPRPFFIHGNGEPVTKGQFLAVFHPALTLVGLLPQHFSLNSFWVGALVTAAKNRLPERLLVRLARCPDRRNPQ; from the exons ATGTCGAGCTGGCTTCGCCGCCCTCTCTCCCGCCTGGAGGGAAGCCTCGCTGTCTCCGCCTGCGCAAGCGGCCGCGGGAAGTCCATCAAAGACTCTCCAG ATTGCCCTCTTTGTAGAAGACAAGCCAAGCGCCATTTTGGTTCTTGGCCCCTGGAAGCACTGAAAACAGTGGAGCGTTCAGGTCACCCCAGAATTTGGAGAATGCACAAAATGAGCCTGAGCAAATTTCTTGCTTTCCGAGAGGGGTCAGGGTGGCCGTCTGCCTGGCCTCTTCCAAGAGAACAGATCCGGGacttcttgacagctctggattcCCAGCGGCTGCCTTCACCTAATATAATTGCATACCTCACAGGACTGTCGTACATCTCCCGGATGTTGCATTTTCCTGACCCCCTTCAAGATTTCCTCATTCCTCGCCTGGTGATTGGCTTGCACAGACGGGGCGACATTCAAACAAAAGGGTGGACACCCCTCTCCCTGGACATGCTGCATGGCCTCCTGGAAGCAATCAACAGTGTATGCGCCACTTTGTATGACCGCGTCTTGTTCCAGGCCATGTTTCTTTTAGCGTGGTTTGCAGCGCTGAGGCCGGAGGAGATGGTGACTGAAAATCAGACTTCCTTGGATCCAGCACTGCTGCGCCTCAATGACTTTGCGTTCTTAGAAGACTCCTTTCGCATTCAGTTGCGTATTTTGGGCATTGGCCCAGAAAGATTTGTGTTCCGCTTGGGTCGGGGAAAGCAGTCGTTGCCCTGTGTTGTTGTGGCTGTTTCCAAATACTTGGAGGCAAGACCATGCATTCCACGACCTTTCTTCATTCATGGCAATGGGGAGCCTGTGACGAAGGGACAGTTCTTGGCAGTTTTTCATCCTGCTCTGACTCTTGTTGGTCTTCTTCCACAGCACTTCAGCCTAAACTCTTTTTGGGTCGGGGCTCTGGTAACCGCAGCAAAGAATAGATTGCCCGAGCGACTGCTGGTGCGTCTGGCAAGGTGCCCAGACAGACGTAATCCACAATGA